In Periplaneta americana isolate PAMFEO1 chromosome 8, P.americana_PAMFEO1_priV1, whole genome shotgun sequence, the sequence gacagccaggctttgttcaaaagattgcgtatattcttctagtagttataatggggaacacaactattaatcactgaaatcttccgagaaaataagtcatatacgagatttaaaacagacagatcgttcagagtgtttaaacagtgaatattgtaacacaaacactatatataaCAGGCTCACAAGTAGAGTacgaccattgctcgttacaatgctattctgactgcagtaaaactcttagcgtagGGGCCTAGTTGGTATTGCGTTAGCTAAGAGTTCGTGATATCAAaagttcaaatcttcgtggaATTACTCAACTTTCTTTTGTtaccttttaaatgcatcagtgaaaatataacaggtcattttttttatccttagaatatttttgctttattatttttctcgtgttaatagaaacttttgacgctagatggaagtaacgctaaagacgacaattaggggctttcatattaaaatgctgtgttaattattttattaatccctgctgctctATTGCcaaaggaacattcagtaaatatgttgacggttaaataattgacaTCATTAATTTGAAAGTtctgctacagggaatatgattattatacttatataaaTCCGTGATTATCAggacctaaacgtagtaattgtaaacaagaagaaaaaccataattctgatgacaaaatataacctgatttcctggaattataaccacaaatattcaccaattttgtaattatctgcaagtaatatgaattaacataagcaaacttttttgattatattacactaaaaggagttgtaaaaataaaaggacaaaacaaaacattctctacggagattcgaagcatgctgtggaggtagctcAAATCAACGCCTTGTAATATTAtgcagttaactaaagcggcgcacggaggtttaatGTAGTGAACtgcgctcacccgaagggacttagaaaatgttcactgctcaagagaccggccactttcatcCTAGAAAGTTGAAACAATAAATCTGTGTTTTCATGGCAACTGAAAACAAATCAGGAGATAAAGGCAAAATATTAACAGGAAGGCTTACActgtttgaaaaaattaaaatccgttttcagtcatgaaaaataaattatggtttatttaacgacgcttgcaactggagaggttatattagcatcgccggtgtgccggaattttgtcccgcagaatttcttttacatgccagtaaatctactgacatgagcctgtcgcatttaagcacacttaaatgtcatcgatctgggccgggatcgaacccgcaacctcgagcacagaaggccagcactatacaaactacgctacccaggccaactTCTGTCACGAATCATAcggcattaaattaataagaaaagtATTATGTGAACTACATTACGTTTTCGTTAGTCGTATTACTTCTGCGACAGCCAATGAGAGAGTCTCGTATCTGTTACATTTGTTTACCTTCACCTGTTAGTAAGAGCAGCACGAGAATGTGTTCGTTACTGTGGAAACTGTGTGAGAAGTTTTAACTATGAGACCAGAGTCTCTCTTTACTGTTCATTTTTCTGGTTACTATGAAAACGGCATAAGTGTTAAGCCCTAGCTCTCGAACCGACTATAATGTATAAATATCCTCTTCCAAAACTATTAATTACTTTCGTTGCTATGGAAATAGTACGAAGTGTTAACTATTACATCGTTTACATAGCACAGATATACACTTTCGGGAACTGTTGAATATTACAGAAAGGAATGTGTTTGGACTGTATAACAGACCCAGAGTGCATGCAATGGGTATCGGTATCACAAACAGAATGAGACATATTCACGCAATGTTATGTGTCATTTATTTATCGTGTTGACACGCAAATATTTGATGTTATGCGCATTTTACTGTCTGGCATCTGTTTCGAAATCATGTACATAACGTCAGATGTATTGTTTTAATTAGAAAGTAGCGTAACATATTTGTAGCTTGTTACTATCAGAACATTTTTAAAAGCAGGATATTTGcgattttttaaggtttaaataaGTGACAGATTTAATAGATAACAATGTCCATTCATATTAAAAGTCAAATTTATATTATCAACGCCTACGCTAATGCTAAGACTAAGAATAGGCTTTCATCAAAAACATTATGTTGTCAtctttattttaatgaaaatcctTTGATACAATCTTTTCTCAgtgattatctatctatctatctatctatctatctatctatctatctatctatctatctatctatctatctatctatctatctatctatctatctatctatctatctatctatctatctatctatctatctatctatctatctatctatctacctacctacctacctacctacctacctacctacctacctacctacctacctacctacctacctacctacctacctacctacctacctacctacctacctacctacctacctacctacctacctacctacctatctatctatctatctatctatctatctatctatctatctatctatctatctatctatctatctatctatctatctatctctctgtctgtctgtctgcccacccgcccacccacccatccacaaagatattaattttaggacccattttttttaaatttttttattcatacTGCCTCCTCTCTAAAAATTATACATTTCCCTTATCACTTTGTACACGTAAATATTTCGTTTTAAAAGAGGAACAAAGCAATAGTAACTTATTTAAAGGAAGTTTATACTTCTTCTGCTGCTTGTGAATCATACACAAAAACTCACTCGtaggtgaaaattttcttagaAATTCTTTGGTATGAAAACCTAAAGTCTTGgatttttctgaatcgacgcatgtgACGTGTGAGTGCGAGGCCCGCCTTGCAAAAATCCggattacacgagagatagtgagtggtttctataataataataataataataataataataataataataataataataataataataataatttattttagctggcagagttaaggtcgtaaggccttctcctccactcaaccagcaaaaagtatacatacatatgtatcaacttacaaagaattcaaaaaTTTGACTTAGATAAGAATtatatgtatacaagagttatttacgaattaaacaacaaaatactatgaactattaattaaacactcaaatacaaactatgtagcagaattaagctaaaatacatagaatgttaatatatttcaaataatgttagataatagagattattatgagacaattttgaaaatacagcactatcaggatgcatgtctaaaggaaggagtaacaatgtagacagtgatagtttaagtcagtatgattgaagtgaaatgctaagaaggttatcttttaagctgttttttaaagtgtttattgtcttgcagcccctaatactttgtgacagggaattccattgttgcgaggtggatactgtaaaagatgatgaataaccagatgttctatgaagaggtatacttaacgcgccacagataagtgatctggtatttacgtcgtggttagagtatagataagagaaacgagacgaaaggtaatttggtgttgaagtgtgcagaattcgaaagagcaatgacaaggagtgtaaagttctacgttctttaaatcggagccacgaaagacttgtcgtgtagtccggatttgtgggaggcgggcctcgcacctcgcatgcgtcggttcagaaaaaccaaggctttacaaaTCTAAAAGAAGCGAAGACAAAACTCCTTGCGTGACATCATAAGAAGACTTGAACAGGGAACCTGTTACGTCTCAGTCttttatatacaacttttgtCTGCTTTATTTGATGTCACATTTCATGGGTAAAATCGATGTTATAAATATGAcaaatactttcttattatagTCAGTTAGAAGTGTTCCGAATTTCGTTCTGTTATTATACTATGAATTATACacttctatataatttattctCTTCAAAAGACATACAAGAAAGGAACAATTTTCTATACACTGAAAGGAAAAAACAAACGTTAGTTTTCTGGATCACACAAAGAAGGCATTTTTGTATAATTCAAGAACATAAGAacggaaatgcaaattaatttaaGAAGTCGTGTAATTTAAAAGATACGTTTATTAATCACAGATCtcgtacataaaaaattaaaattacgaatCACATGATAAAACTGTAGCAAGTTGACAATAAAtttatagtaacatttttatttctcaactAGAAACACTTGCTGCATAGACTGtctaaatgttttaaaatgtgcGTCACTAACAGATTATATTCTACAAAATTAGTTGCTTCAAGGTTTAGTCTCTTTACGTTCGGATTGTTATACAATGTTAAATTAAGTGGAATTGGAGGGAAAGTTCTTCTTCGTCTTGTGTGCCACACTAAGATTTCGGTACAGTTACTAGCTTTCAATTCAGTTTCCTTAGGTTCAAACGGAACCAGATTTTTAAGAAAACTATCTTCTTCATAACCAGCAATGTAGTAAATAACACTGAGATTCACGGGGTAAAAATCATAAAAAGTTTCAAAACGCAGTAACATTTCTGAACTTGGAACACTTATTGAATATACTGTCTGTATGTATTAAAAATATCCGCCACTAAAAGATCAAGTGCTACACAATTAGCTGTTTCAGTCTCACTAAATTCGTATTGGCATATTTTGTCATATTAAGTGGACGTGAAGGAAAGTTCTTCTTCGTCTGTGTGTGCCACACTAATATCTCGGTACAGTTATTAGCCTTCAACTCAATCTCTTTAGGTTCAAATGGAGCCAGACTCTTCAGAAAACCATCTTCTTCATAACCAGGACTATAGGGCATTTTTGCATTCGGCCTTTGTAACAGAAACTCCACACTGACTGCAAAGCTTGCCATATCCACAGGAAATTTGCGTGACCCAATCCATCCATCATAAAAACCAACAAAACTGCCATTCACTACCACAGGCGAACTTACTCCAGTCTCCGTGCATAACCCTACAGGAAACATAGACACGCGTTTTGTGGTCCGTATCTCTTCAAACAATCGAATGTCGTATGTGTTGTCGTCATCGGCGAAGTACAGGACTCCGGTTTTGGCATTTTCTCGTATCCATTCGACACCCCGATTTCTGTTCGATACTCCACGTGGTTTCGAACCCTTGATGTTCGTATATTGCGCTGGCATTGGAGCTACCAGGTGATCATAAGAGATTCCAGTTCTCTCTAACAATTCTGTTACCAGTGGCGTCTTGTCGACTGCATCTTCGATGACTAACCAATGTAGATGCGGTATATGCAACAAGGTCTGTGCCATTCTAGTCAAGTCTGGGATTTGTTCTGGTCTCCGATAAGTCGGTGTAATTATATATAGGCGACGTGATTTTGATGTTACAAGAGTATTATTTTCGAGCTCTGACAACCTGTTGCAAGCACCCATCACCAATAACTGGCGCCCCATTTTAAGCAACGAATCACGGAACACTTCGTGACCGATATTAACAGCTACTGTGTCATCCAGAGGTATTTTGTCCACTATAGCCTCCAGTAACTCTTCTTCCAAAGTCATAGAAACACTTGGTTTTCTGAAAAGTGGTCTATTACCAGTCCCAGTGTTGGGTGCACCACTGAAAGTCCACACGGACGATACATAGTACTGCACTAAAACCACAGAAGCAGCAAACAGCATTACGAACCACATTATAAGCGACAGCTTCATTTCTGCTGCCCAAATCTGATTTCTGCTCATGGGTTACTTCTAAATGTTGAACAGCTACGAATCTGATGGGACACTGAAGTCTAGGGCTCCATGTTGTCCTGCAGCAGCTCACAGAAGTAAGACTCAGTTCCTTTCTGTAGGAAATAGAAAACAGTTTCACTTGTTGCAACTATAGTTTTAAGTGACTTCACATGCATAGTATACAGAGTGACTcttaagtaatgtcgttaatttcaggagttattctttgagatatttcaaacaaaaagaaattaatgcaattttgctcatttATGCTTTCTTTCcaagataaaaattgtcttatatgaaacatttaattgcgtgtcttgggaaagccattggtttaattgccaatatgctcagtcaatttaagacagcaatgtattatgacaataaatggctgaaaaaaatagttttgtcctctatctgtgtagaaatttgatccgaaatgatgtaacttttccttctgcaaaggaattgtacaattttacactttttcgGATCAAATGTTTCCACATTTATaggaaaactaaaattctttcaatcattcattatcagaATACCCTGCtctctttagtaggttattttacgacgctttattaacatctcaggttatttagcgtctgaatgaaatgaaggtgataatgccggtgaaagaaGTCCGGGATTCAGCACctaaagttaaccagcatttgctcatattgggttgagggaaaaccccggaaaaaacctcaaccaggtaacttgtcccgaccgggaatcgaatctgggccatttggtttcgcggccacCCTGCTCTCTtacattgactgaacatattgtggattaaatcaatggctttcccaaaacacactatatgtttcatataaaacaatttttttcttgaaaaggaagcaaaaacgagcaaaattatattaaactattttctttgaaatatctcaaagaataacgccctgaaattgatggcattacttacggttcactctgtataaattattcaaattggaAGCGATATGGCTATAAAGAggtaataatagaaaaataactGGGAAAACCGAAGTACTCATGCCGAAACCATGTCATATAAATATGACAGATAATATCTAGAGATAATGAGATGATGTCGTGGCGATTAAATGGTAGGATCAACtgtaacaaataatatatatgatatgcgtaaatcacttcgtgatttaagacggcgcttattccgtcggatcccggccaactagtcacttatattgagtgcacctcagcacatgtgtggacttcggtcctgcgttcatagacatctatgacgtagtgcagagggcggccactagagggaacccaagagttggagcttaatctgagacgattctaaccggcgtcggggttgtatccggtgtggctcagtggataaagcatcagcacgtagagctgaaaacccgggttcaaatcccggcgccggagagaatttttctccgttccattactctttcatcgtatgatgacgcagaatatctgcatggaaatatcatatgtacttcggtacattaaaataatatatgtaacaaAGAGGTTTTTTCAATAAAAGTCTAGCAGAATATTCACAAGTACGATGATGTGAAGATACGATGATATGACAATTGGGCAATAGTAGAATGAAGATTCTGTGGGAAGTCCATGTAATCATATAAATCTGTGATACAACCGCTTGTTACTACATTTAAGAGAAAACATTAAGATCCTAGTGGCACAATGTGAAATGAAAATCGTACCAGGTCAACCACTAATATCAGACAAGATTGTAGATGATGAATAATAAGGCAGTGGGACAATATAGCAATGAAAATACAGCAGAAAGCTGGATTAAAATAAACAGAATCTGCTATACAACTACAAATACAAGAGAAGTATTCAGAAGGTACGATTTATATATCAATAGTGAAGCAATGCTGTAATGTAGTATTACACAGAGTTGAAGTAAAACAAATCTGTCTTAGGAATGTTCTGTTTCCCAAAtaagattgataaaaaatattggaGCAATGGTGCAAAAAACATTGGAGAGTTGGTCGTTATCGTATGCAAAATAATGGTTAAAAATAGCTTATCTTCAAGCAAtcgtaaatataatactattttgtgcgagatcgtgcgtatttgcttggtttccgcaaaaaacaatccgcggaaagtctaaaattccacattcagtattcccaacctaacacacataacaatttccctcttcttaccgcttaagtgacatattgattgtactgctttaggattttaacatattatttttagagacgttcaatatagtaatgattataaattggaaacttaccattgcaatttcacttaaattgcactgttaattattgtttttaaatatttgcaaaaattaagcaaactctacaactccactaaagttactgcattcgtgatgcaagtaacattaaggaagccgtgaaaaaatcaacaagattccagactcatcatagactgggggaaaaaaagacagacttatatcacggcctgctggagtatagtaaacacagaaaactttttaaagcaaaaatgttgaagatagatagttttgttttgcaaattttctgtcactgaacagaaaccaagatggagatttcattgcaactaattagaaattcctctttcagctatgtaataaacgatcttcgcacaaaataatgtacgatacacgagcggtatgttttctttcaattctcggaaattaaaaaagctcaactacgtttcgctttttcaaacttttcctcgaacatcaaaacttcaacataccgctcttgtaacgcatattactatatcagagctttttaatttttagtgatgTATGtgtacacattaagctttaaaattaaaaaagaatggttactctagagtaaatctttacccttaaaataatttttgaatttaaacacaattttttataaattcactaaatGCCTGAGAtcaggtacactctattcacttattatagcacacaaTGAATTGAATATTGAATGTTAAGTTATGttttaattgttatgttttatttaacgacgctggcaactgccaaggttatatcagcgtcgccggtgtgccggaatttttgtccagcacgagttctttttcatgccagtaaatctactgatatgagcctgtcgcaattaagcacacttaaatactatcgacctggcccggaatcgaacgcgcaacctcgggcatagaaggccagcgctataccaactgcgccaaccaatgaattgaaattttagccacttactgctaatagatactaaaatacACCCtactaaaatttattaatttatctccAATATTATGGTCATAGAGCTTATACCAATATTCACCGTcaaactttcttcttttttttaatttattgacggttaTCATTGATTTAAGCCCTATGACCTTaatatattaggggagagttgggtagtatcggacatcgggtaatatcggacagtgcgtttctttcatctactaccaggTGGTAGTATTTGACTAACATGTTTACGTTTCTGTacacgacatcacagaaacgtaaccatgtcattctggtactatcatctggtggtagatgaaagaaactcactgtccgatattacccgatgtccgatactaccaactctcccctaataattttagtagggtatgtttagtatctattagcagtaagtggtcaaaatttcaatttaatgtgtgctataataagtgaatagggTATGCCTAAtcacaggcatgtagtgaatttataaaaaaaaaattatgtttaaattcaaaaattagtTTCTAGAGTAACCATTCATTTTTcgttttaaagcttaatatgtacaCACACAACACTAAAAAATTAAAgatctctgataaatagtattatatttacgaCTGTTTGAAGATAgactatttttatcattattttgcatgcgataatgatcAACTCCCTTTAAGGGAGAGAATGCATGATTTTCCTCGAGTACATAATAGAACAGAATATTGAGAAACCACGcatgtctagaaaactaaacttttcacgagatacaaaaaacatctcagagcctagatttgtgctcaaattttttttttaaccctttagctaaaatgaatgatgatgggaatatgtggggtttctcttcataatatcatgaagcctacatgtttagaatacgaaatcatatataAGTCAATTTCGTAAAAGAAAAGTGGACATATGGAGTTTCTCAATGTTGTGATTCAATTGGAGCCCGAGAGATTTATCCTGAGGGCTACAAATGTACTGAGGAGAAAATGTGTTTCGATCCCGTGGTGTATATACTATTTTTTCCAAGGCCGCGACTAAATTGtcgcattttattttatttttctttattgaagttTGTTGAAGCTACTTTTATTGACGGCATATGCACTGATGCAAAGGAAATGTCATAGGAACgttcttttgtttatattattgtattgttaGGATTTGTATGTGCAATGCAAAATGGGTAGTCTTGAAGAGCCAAAAGAAATAACGTATGCGGTTAGTGAAGGAATTTCTGGTTTACTGCCAAAAAAATCCAGAAGATTATAATATTAAGGTGCATAAACTcgttttaatttttagtaggttattttacgacgctttatcaacatcttaggttatttagcgtctgaatgagatgaaggcgataatgccggttaaattagtccggggtccagcaccgaaagttacccagcatttgctcatattgggttgagggaaaaccccggaaaaaacctcaaccaggcaacatgccccgaccgggaatcgaacccgggccacctagtttcgcgctaaccgttactcgacaggtgtggacaactCGTTTTAAAGAATGGTGTTTATTGAAGAATGTACAAATGTATTCAGAAAATGTCTTGTTGGTGTACTTCACGGAAAGAATGAAGGAATACAAGTTTTCTACGATATAGGAAAAATATTCTACGTTAAGATCTTGTTTAAAGGTAAATGATAACATCGATATTAGTAAATATGGAtaacgtattgtattgttaaaGAGGAATTCAGTTGAATATCGTGCAAAAAATTTAAACTTCAAACTTCCTTGTCGAAAGCGGATGACGATAGAATAGATTGTTCAATGCTcaagttaatattttatactacATTGTTTCATAATTCTACGTCAGTATAAAATATATGCTATAATAATGATatgttcctttattttcattGTTAGGTAATATTTCTCTTCTTTAGGGAGAGAAGTACTACATTATCTCTCTAGGGAGAAAATTTTACATTTCCCTACCGCTTTTGGTAACCTAGAAACCGTTATTTAGTCACGGCCTTGGAAAAAAtacgttatacaaccgttttgttcaccacaaatatcAGAGAAGATATTCAGAGACTATAAAAAATGGGGCAATGTTCGAATGAAAAGAAAGGCTCAAAGAAATTCGACAGTCAATTTGCTCACTACAAGTTCCACAAAAACTGAGGTACGATGAGAGATGATTTATATAACAGCAAATTATAAACCGAATAACTAAGAGAAAGCCTTTTCCAAGTATCTTTGCCTACCATAGATTTCACTGTCCTATAACGCCGTAAAGTCAAGTTTCAAGCGAAGTAGACTTTCCAGCTATCAATGTCTTGCATTCTTCACATAAGTTTAGACTCATTTCAAATATACAGCTCACGACGGATAATAAATTAACACGTATCCACTGATTTCCCACTTTTAGTGCACTCGAAACATTCGTAAATGTCGATaaaaacatgtaaacagtccataGAAATTATGACAGTATACGATCGCTCACACTGGTTGGTCGCGTTGCCATCGATACTAACCCCGCACTTGCTGTCTTTCCCTGAAACCTTGGCAGAAATAATTCCACGTATAAGTATATGCTATCGTCCTGCCAGATAATAGTACTATCGTTCTTTTGTTGCTTCATCacgcgagaaaaaaaaaacgatagcGTCGAGGACATAATGTAACTTATCGGACAGGTTTCCGCTCAAGAATGTCCTGACAATTAGCAATCAGGACGTTCGCATTCTAAATAACGTTATTCATacgtaaacaaaaaaaaacacaacctGTTAAGGAGGGAGCCTGCCGAGGTTTTAACTCTAAAATGGtctcaaaatcaaaataaaatttaggTTTTGGCATAAAATCATATCCCAATCCTTGCATCACAAGggagtattttatttttctcgcggggccatttttaaaggaactacaggcaaataccttactataataataccggacagctgtatactaacagcattggcgtgagtgcgaaaaatcgcggacctgacatctagcaaagagggatggaattacgtccacatatacaaatattaacatagcgagattcggactattgtttaaaacgtgagttactattgtggaattttatatgaaacacttaagaaatgttgaataatatttaatgta encodes:
- the LOC138704649 gene encoding galactosylgalactosylxylosylprotein 3-beta-glucuronosyltransferase P-like isoform X2, which codes for MSRNQIWAAEMKLSLIMWFVMLFAASVVLVQYYVSSVWTFSGAPNTGTGNRPLFRKPSVSMTLEEELLEAIVDKIPLDDTVAVNIGHEVFRDSLLKMGRQLLVMGACNRLSELENNTLVTSKSRRLYIITPTYRRPEQIPDLTRMAQTLLHIPHLHWLVIEDAVDKTPLVTELLERTGISYDHLVAPMPAQYTNIKGSKPRGVSNRNRGVEWIRENAKTGVLYFADDDNTYDIRLFEEIRTTKRVSMFPVGLCTETGVSSPVVVNGSFVGFYDGWIGSRKFPVDMASFAVSVEFLLQRPNAKMPYSPGYEEDGFLKSLAPFEPKEIELKANNCTEILVWHTQTKKNFPSRPLNMTKYANTNLVRLKQLIV